The Amycolatopsis endophytica genome includes the window AAGAGCAGTTCCTGCAGTCCGGTCGTGAGGACTCCGGCGACGACGTACCAAGCGACCGGGTGGTGTTCGGCGGGCCGGGACGCTCGTCGCTGCGCCGGCCCGCTGATCCACGTCGCGGTCATATCCCGGAATTTACCTGCGCTCAGCAATCATTTGTACTGTACAAGCACGTGACCTTGGTCTCGGGTTTGCCCGTTCCGCCGGTCGGGTATCGCCTTGGCGGAACCAGCAGGTGAGGAGGACCTATGAGTGAGGCTCATGGCCATCCCGTCCCCGATGCGGCGGAGAGCGATCCGGCCGCGTTGAACAGCGCGGAGGACCTCGACGAGGACCGTCTGCGTGTGGATCCGCTCGAGGAGGGCGTCGAGCCACCCGAGCGGTACATGGCTTCCGACCGCTTCGGTACGACACCGAACGAGGTGCGCGACGGCGAGAGCCTCGACCAGCGCCTGGCGGAGGAGCGGCCCGATGTGCGGCCGGAGGACGTCGCGGTGGACGACGCGGACGCCTCGCGGGATGACACGGGCCGGTACGGGTCCGACGCCGGGCAGACGCTCGGCGACGCGGCGGACCAGAAGGCCGACAATCCGCCGGGGTCGGTTCCGGACGCGATTCGCACGCCGCCGGACGAGGATCCGGTGTGATCTCGATCACAGAAGGGATGACCTGGCGAAACCCAGGGTGATCGCCGATGACGTCCGGTGCTGGACAGCACCGCCCGGCGCGTGCCCCTACGGTCGGGACTACGAGTGCACGTGACGCGAAGGGACTGACACGATGCTCGCATTGACCGATGCCGCCGCCGAGGCCATCAGCGCCCTGACGGCTCAGGAAGGCCAGACCGACAACGGCGGCCTGCGCTTCGCCGTGCAGGCCCAGCAGGACAGCGGCGCCCAGCTGGCGCTCTCCGTGGCCCCCGCCCCGGAGGACGGGGACCAGGTCGTGGGCGCGGACGGGGGCGCGAAGGTGTTCCTGGAACCGCAGGCCGCGATGTTCCTGGACGACAAGGTGCTCGACGTCCAGCAGGACGAGCAGGGGCAGCTGAACTTCGCCGTCCTGCAGCAGCCGGACGCACCGGGAGCGCCGACCGCCTGACACCGAGGACTTTCCTGAGGGAGGACACCGCGGCGGTGTCCTCCCTCAGTCGGTTCCGGGGCCGAACCACCTCGTGAGCGCGTCATGCAGGCCGTCGCCGCCCTCGCCGGTCCAGGCGATGAAGCAGTCCGGTCGCAGCAGGTACGCGGTCTCCAGTCCGGGCGCCTCGACGACGTCGACGGACTTCCGCCAGGGTCCGGCGTCCAGCGTTCCGGCCGGATCGAGCAGCAGGGCACGGCCACCGCGGGTGAGTTCGCGCAGGCCCGGCAGATCCGGTGCGAACCACCCGACGCGCTCACCGGCTGCCCCCATGTCGTAGCGAATGTCGGATCCCGCCATCAGGTCGGCGATGTGCTGGCGGGTGCCGCCCAGCGACAGCAGTTCCGCGAACAGCTCGCGGAACGCGGTCACGTCGCCGCCCGGCCGGATCAGCAGCGACTGCGCCTGCGTGTGCATCGCGACGCGCTGGGCCACCGGCCGCCGCTCGGACTCGTAGGTGTCCAGCACGTCCACCTCGCCGCGCACGGCCGCCGCGAGCTTCCAGCCGAGGTTGACCGCGTCCTGGAGACCGAGGTTGAGGCCGGGGCCGCCGATCGCGGAGTGGACGTGCGCGGCGTCGCCGAGCAGGAAAACCCGGCGGTCCCGGTAGCGCTCCGCGATCCGGGTGTTGCCCCCGAACAGGCGGCGCAGCAGGTGCGGGCCCTCGCCGGACGGTGGCCCGAGCGGCAGGTCCGCGCCGAGTACGCGGGCGGCGCTGGCGCGCAGTGCGTCGAGCGTCGCCTCGCCCTCGGCGGGAGGTCCCCACTCCGTGGTGCTGACCATGGGGTCCCGGTCGGGGAAGGGGGCCCAGGTGATCAGTCCGCGGTCGGTCCGCAGGTGCTGGAACGGCGGTATGACACCGAACCCGGGGACCACCAGCTCGCCGCCGGGACCGATCAGCTCGGGCGGAACCGTGACGTCGCCCGAGTACGCCACGGAGTCGTCGGAGGTGACGCCGGGGAATCCGATACCGGTGAGCTTGCGGACCACGCTGTGCCCGCCGTCCGCGCCGACGAGGAACCGCGCCCGCACCGGCTCGCGTCCACCGATCTCGACGGTCACCGCGTCCTCGTCCTGGACCAGGCCGGTGACCTCGTGTCCGCGACGGATGTCCACGCCGAGTTCGGCCGCGCGTTCGGCGAGCACCGCCTCGATGCGCCGTTGCGGCACCGCCAGTGTGTAGAGGTGGTGGTCCAGGTCGGCCAGTGGCAGCGGGAAGGCGCCGAACACGAACCCGGGGACGGGTTCGGGCGCACCGGGCGTGCCGGTCAGCCGCTCGTACAGGCCGCGCCGGTCCATCAGGCGCACGACCTCGCCGACGAGGCCGTTCGCCCGGCGCTCGTGGCCGGGTTCGGTCAGGCGCTCCAGGACGACCGGCCGCATGCCGGCGAGTGCGAGTTCACAGGCGAGCATCAGGCCGTTGGGCCCGCCGCCAGCGATGACGACGTCGATCATGGGAAGTCCTTCCGGGCAGGGAACATCGGCCCGGCGACCGCGCCGGGCTGGCTGTCCACAGTGGAGTTACCGGGTGAGGCCCGCGGCGACCTGGGAGAGCGCTTCGGCGAGCAGGTCCGCCACCGGGCGCTCGGTGCGCAGGTGGTGGCCGATCGCGGTGTTCACGGCGGCCACGACCGCGGCCGCCACCAGGTGCGGGTACAGGTCCCGGTCGAGCGAGGTGCCGGTGCGGTCGGCGACCGCGGCGGCGATCTCGGCTTCCGCCGATGCTCCCGCCTTGAGCAGGTCACCCTGTAGCGCGGGGGCGGCGAGCGTCGCGCGCACGCCTGCCGTCCAGGTCGCCGGATCCGTCACCGGGTTTTCGGTGGCGGCGAGGTCCGGACCGAACTGGGCCACGGCCGAAGCGCCGATCGCGTCCCACAACGACTCGTCCGCCGGGCGCTCACGCAGCGCCGCGGCGAGGTTGCGGACGCGGTCGGTGTGGCGGGCCGCGATGGCCTCGCCCTTGCTGGAGTAGTAGTTGTTGAACGTGCGCGGGGAGACGCCCGCGGCCTCGGCGATGTCCTCGACCTTCACGTTGTCGAACCCGCGCTCGACCGCCAGCCGGATCGCCGCCCAGCTGATCGCCGAGCGCGTCTCGGCTTTCTTTCGCTCCCGCAGGCCCATGACCCGACGATAGCAAAACATGCGCGCCGCGCAAAGATGCGTGCTGCGCAAGTTTTAGAAGTGGTGCAGCAGCTCCCGGAACGAGCCGAGCCGCAGAACGCGGTCATCGGACTCGTCGAGTTCGTCGTGCTCCAGCACCCAGGTGTGGGCGTTCGGGATGAACACCGCGTTCAGGCCGGCCGCGCGGGCCGGGCGGATGTCGGACTTCGGCGAGTTGCCGACCATCCACGTCGTCTCCGGCGGAAGCATCCGCTCCGCCGCCAGGCCGCGGTACACGTCGGCATGCTTCTCCGGCACGATGCG containing:
- a CDS encoding HesB/IscA family protein, with translation MLALTDAAAEAISALTAQEGQTDNGGLRFAVQAQQDSGAQLALSVAPAPEDGDQVVGADGGAKVFLEPQAAMFLDDKVLDVQQDEQGQLNFAVLQQPDAPGAPTA
- a CDS encoding FAD-dependent monooxygenase, which produces MIDVVIAGGGPNGLMLACELALAGMRPVVLERLTEPGHERRANGLVGEVVRLMDRRGLYERLTGTPGAPEPVPGFVFGAFPLPLADLDHHLYTLAVPQRRIEAVLAERAAELGVDIRRGHEVTGLVQDEDAVTVEIGGREPVRARFLVGADGGHSVVRKLTGIGFPGVTSDDSVAYSGDVTVPPELIGPGGELVVPGFGVIPPFQHLRTDRGLITWAPFPDRDPMVSTTEWGPPAEGEATLDALRASAARVLGADLPLGPPSGEGPHLLRRLFGGNTRIAERYRDRRVFLLGDAAHVHSAIGGPGLNLGLQDAVNLGWKLAAAVRGEVDVLDTYESERRPVAQRVAMHTQAQSLLIRPGGDVTAFRELFAELLSLGGTRQHIADLMAGSDIRYDMGAAGERVGWFAPDLPGLRELTRGGRALLLDPAGTLDAGPWRKSVDVVEAPGLETAYLLRPDCFIAWTGEGGDGLHDALTRWFGPGTD
- a CDS encoding acyl-CoA-like ligand-binding transcription factor — its product is MGLRERKKAETRSAISWAAIRLAVERGFDNVKVEDIAEAAGVSPRTFNNYYSSKGEAIAARHTDRVRNLAAALRERPADESLWDAIGASAVAQFGPDLAATENPVTDPATWTAGVRATLAAPALQGDLLKAGASAEAEIAAAVADRTGTSLDRDLYPHLVAAAVVAAVNTAIGHHLRTERPVADLLAEALSQVAAGLTR